The Natronoarchaeum philippinense genome has a window encoding:
- a CDS encoding GH32 C-terminal domain-containing protein, whose translation MVDRDESDVADTVAHWPFDEGTGSTAKEVVSGRRNAVEHAFDDARFQADSDPRWIDGVDGHALLFDGYSTGLTHEEQLFDGETAALSIEAWIAPRAFEGRASERLSAIVSNHAIDDDRGFEFGLDGHGRCSLQVGLGNSWESVRADDPLSRYDWSHVAAVFDGDDGVLALHVDGECVASQQIQAESAVVPADVPVLVGANNETESVGDAFELNRFAGAIDELRISDRALEDADIEARYESSAEEAQLEYETIALDPSRYSDDRHRPQYHPIPPGHWMNEPHAPMYHDGQYHLFYQHNPSGPYWGNIHWGHWVSDDLVHWRHLRPALAPEIDGLAPDGIWSGGSTHDADGEPVVLFTAGDMDRTPDQRVVTARPENPDDPQLASWRQADEAAIERPHSIGLRDNDFRDPYVWREDGTWYCLVGSGFDDGRGGAALIYESASLDEWEFRGCLHSADAEEYPELGHVWELPVLLPVGEDETGAQKHVLVISPIEGAAEVEVYYWLGEWDAAACRFDPDHEAPRLIDYGDFHFTGPHGMVDPETGRSLLFTIAQDGRRPQDHYDAGWAHNGGLPLHLFLRDDGRLGIEPIEELQTLRAERLAHVEDADLSSANDELAGVGSSTAEIRTTMASGGAQRYGLRVRAAPDGSEETFIYYDERTGRIVVHREHSTRNIETRTAVSERSSLVHRGDIALDGEDLDLHVYLDGSMLEVYVNGLKSVTTRLYPEDDRSVGIEAWADGDVTIEQLAVWKLDSAYE comes from the coding sequence ATGGTCGACCGTGACGAGAGCGACGTAGCCGACACCGTGGCACACTGGCCGTTCGACGAGGGGACGGGATCGACCGCCAAGGAGGTCGTGTCCGGACGCCGGAACGCCGTCGAGCACGCGTTCGACGACGCGCGATTCCAAGCGGATAGCGATCCGCGCTGGATCGACGGCGTCGATGGGCACGCCCTCCTGTTCGACGGCTACTCGACGGGACTCACACACGAGGAGCAACTCTTCGATGGCGAGACAGCGGCGCTCTCGATTGAAGCGTGGATCGCGCCTCGGGCGTTCGAGGGGCGGGCGTCGGAACGCCTCTCTGCTATCGTCAGCAACCACGCCATCGACGACGACCGGGGATTCGAGTTCGGGCTCGACGGGCACGGCCGCTGCTCGTTGCAGGTCGGGCTGGGCAACTCTTGGGAGTCTGTCCGAGCAGACGACCCGCTCTCACGCTACGACTGGTCGCACGTCGCGGCGGTCTTCGACGGTGACGACGGCGTGCTCGCACTCCATGTCGACGGTGAATGCGTGGCGTCGCAGCAGATCCAGGCCGAGAGCGCCGTCGTTCCTGCCGACGTTCCCGTTCTGGTCGGCGCGAACAACGAGACAGAATCCGTCGGCGACGCGTTCGAATTGAACAGATTTGCCGGCGCGATCGACGAGCTTCGAATTAGTGACCGAGCCCTCGAGGACGCCGACATCGAGGCGCGCTACGAGTCGTCGGCCGAGGAGGCACAACTGGAGTACGAGACGATCGCCCTCGATCCGTCCCGGTACAGCGACGACCGACATCGGCCGCAGTACCACCCGATTCCGCCGGGCCACTGGATGAACGAGCCCCACGCTCCGATGTATCACGACGGTCAGTATCACCTGTTCTACCAGCACAACCCGAGCGGTCCCTACTGGGGGAACATCCACTGGGGCCACTGGGTGAGCGACGATCTCGTCCACTGGCGCCATCTCCGACCAGCGCTTGCGCCCGAAATCGACGGGCTCGCACCCGACGGCATCTGGTCTGGCGGCTCGACGCACGACGCCGACGGCGAGCCAGTCGTGCTCTTCACGGCGGGCGACATGGATCGCACGCCGGACCAGCGCGTCGTGACGGCGCGGCCAGAGAATCCTGACGACCCTCAGTTGGCGTCGTGGCGACAGGCCGACGAGGCGGCCATCGAGCGACCCCATTCGATCGGGCTGCGGGACAACGACTTCCGTGACCCGTACGTCTGGCGGGAGGACGGGACGTGGTACTGCCTCGTCGGCTCCGGATTCGATGACGGCCGTGGCGGTGCGGCACTGATCTACGAGTCCGCGAGCCTCGACGAGTGGGAGTTCCGTGGCTGTCTCCACAGCGCGGACGCTGAGGAGTACCCGGAGCTCGGTCACGTCTGGGAGCTCCCAGTCTTGCTCCCGGTCGGTGAGGACGAGACGGGCGCTCAAAAGCACGTCCTCGTCATCAGCCCGATCGAAGGGGCCGCCGAGGTCGAGGTGTACTACTGGCTCGGCGAGTGGGACGCCGCGGCGTGTCGGTTCGATCCCGATCACGAGGCGCCCCGCCTGATCGACTACGGCGACTTTCACTTCACCGGGCCACACGGCATGGTCGACCCGGAGACCGGCCGGAGCCTCCTGTTCACGATCGCACAGGACGGACGCCGACCGCAGGACCACTACGACGCCGGCTGGGCGCACAACGGCGGCCTCCCCCTCCACCTGTTCCTGCGTGACGACGGCCGGCTCGGCATCGAGCCGATCGAGGAGCTCCAGACGCTCCGTGCCGAGCGGCTTGCGCACGTCGAGGACGCCGACCTTTCGTCGGCAAACGACGAGCTCGCCGGCGTTGGAAGTTCGACAGCTGAAATCCGAACGACGATGGCGTCCGGCGGCGCCCAGCGATACGGCCTGCGGGTCAGAGCTGCCCCCGATGGCTCCGAGGAGACCTTCATCTACTACGACGAGCGAACGGGACGGATCGTCGTCCACCGCGAGCACAGCACTCGAAATATCGAAACACGAACGGCAGTCTCCGAGCGAAGCTCGCTGGTCCATCGCGGCGACATTGCCCTCGACGGCGAGGATCTCGACCTACACGTGTACCTCGACGGGTCGATGCTCGAAGTCTACGTGAACGGCCTGAAAAGCGTCACTACGCGACTGTATCCGGAGGACGACCGATCGGTCGGCATCGAAGCGTGGGCCGACGGAGACGTGACCATCGAACAGTTGGCGGTGTGGAAACTTGATAGCGCATACGAGTAA
- a CDS encoding glycoside hydrolase family 32 protein codes for MQVEDEELKDSPRLGFLTSGELTDEQRAALDAARETATVDRVLLDELADGISLSSFDVLWWHRDSPLSGDTLPAGAADAVTSYLDDGGGLLLSLYGLTAVEALEIDPRSPDLVDETYKPVHKWGQRPAGFLIGSRFTEDTVFDYCDGTRVHTQPSRSEASPQVAYEKQVPKHGTVLASATVGDEDIPQENSVIGWQVGAGTAVGIGQHFSFDGVPSEYRAPLQNVLRGAIERVAEGETAAYARPRTGEELAQIRADLQDDPHRPSYHFAPPANWMNDPNGLVKHDGEYHLFYQYNPAGPYHGSIHWGHAVSEDLVHWEDRSVALEPDVGGPDQHGCWSGCTVLDDDGVPTFVYTGGDGRDQLPCLARAADSDLNSWVKSERNPIIDEPPEQPTILSNDDWNAEFRDHDVWKQDGTWYHLIGSGTEDGGGTALLYRSDDLLDWSYVGPILIGDREEDGPIWECPELLDFGDRQMLQVSNYDKVAYFLGTFDGESFDREDSGTLDHGNYYAAQSISDGGDRYLSWGWIREDRSDSAQWDAGWSGVMSVPRSLSLSADGSLEVRPAEEIARLRDDRTAVDGQVLAPDEPLLCDEASGDALEIKLEFELGDADAFELVVARSDDGEERTPIRYTDDDQLIVDRDDSSLSDAASAEPQSIDEAPQTDDGVVNLRVLVDASVVEVFVNGRTCVSSRIYPTRPDSTGVALRAIGGNVDLHSGDVWTLNQAAVRNSEAEASFGTEAGLD; via the coding sequence ATGCAAGTTGAGGACGAGGAGTTGAAAGACTCCCCGCGCCTGGGGTTTCTAACCTCGGGAGAGTTGACGGATGAGCAACGTGCGGCGCTCGACGCCGCACGGGAAACTGCGACTGTCGATCGCGTGCTGCTCGACGAGCTGGCCGACGGGATCTCGCTATCATCGTTCGATGTGCTCTGGTGGCACCGTGATTCTCCTCTCTCGGGCGATACGCTCCCGGCTGGGGCAGCCGACGCCGTGACATCGTATCTCGACGACGGCGGCGGGCTCCTCTTGAGTCTGTACGGACTCACTGCCGTCGAGGCGTTGGAGATCGACCCACGATCGCCTGATCTCGTCGACGAGACGTACAAACCAGTCCACAAGTGGGGTCAACGCCCCGCTGGATTCTTGATCGGATCGCGATTTACCGAAGATACGGTGTTCGACTACTGCGACGGGACTCGCGTTCATACGCAGCCCTCCCGAAGCGAAGCGTCTCCGCAAGTCGCATACGAGAAGCAGGTCCCCAAGCATGGGACAGTGCTCGCAAGTGCGACGGTCGGCGACGAGGACATTCCACAGGAAAACAGTGTGATCGGCTGGCAGGTCGGAGCCGGCACCGCCGTCGGCATCGGACAGCATTTCTCGTTCGATGGAGTGCCTTCGGAGTACCGCGCACCGCTACAAAACGTCCTGCGCGGCGCGATCGAACGCGTCGCCGAGGGCGAAACTGCGGCGTACGCTCGCCCTCGAACCGGCGAGGAACTGGCCCAGATCCGGGCAGATCTACAGGACGATCCGCACAGACCGTCGTATCACTTCGCACCGCCGGCAAACTGGATGAACGACCCGAACGGCCTCGTCAAGCACGACGGGGAGTACCATCTGTTCTACCAGTACAATCCGGCCGGTCCCTATCACGGCTCGATCCACTGGGGACACGCGGTGAGCGAGGACCTCGTCCACTGGGAGGACCGCTCCGTCGCTCTGGAACCCGACGTTGGCGGTCCCGACCAGCACGGCTGCTGGTCCGGCTGTACGGTGCTCGACGACGATGGCGTTCCAACGTTCGTCTACACCGGCGGCGACGGCCGTGACCAACTCCCCTGCCTTGCTCGCGCGGCTGACAGCGATCTGAACAGCTGGGTGAAGTCCGAGCGAAACCCGATCATCGATGAGCCCCCCGAACAGCCGACCATCCTCTCGAACGACGACTGGAACGCCGAGTTCCGGGACCACGATGTCTGGAAGCAGGACGGCACTTGGTACCACCTCATCGGCTCCGGGACCGAGGACGGCGGCGGGACGGCGCTGCTGTACCGGTCCGACGACCTGCTGGACTGGTCCTATGTCGGCCCGATTCTGATCGGCGACCGCGAGGAGGACGGACCGATCTGGGAGTGTCCCGAACTGCTCGATTTCGGCGACAGACAGATGCTGCAGGTTTCGAACTACGACAAGGTCGCGTACTTCCTCGGGACGTTCGACGGCGAGTCCTTCGACCGGGAGGACTCCGGGACGCTCGATCACGGGAACTACTACGCTGCGCAGTCGATTTCCGACGGTGGCGACCGGTACCTCTCGTGGGGTTGGATCCGTGAGGACCGCAGCGACTCCGCACAGTGGGACGCCGGCTGGTCCGGCGTCATGTCGGTCCCGCGGTCGCTCTCGCTCTCGGCGGACGGCTCGCTCGAAGTACGGCCCGCGGAGGAAATCGCACGACTTCGTGATGATCGAACGGCGGTGGACGGTCAGGTGCTCGCTCCTGACGAACCGCTGCTTTGCGACGAGGCAAGCGGCGACGCGCTCGAGATCAAACTCGAGTTCGAACTCGGCGACGCCGACGCGTTCGAGCTCGTCGTCGCCCGTTCGGACGACGGCGAGGAACGGACGCCGATCCGCTACACGGATGACGACCAATTGATCGTCGACCGTGATGACTCCAGCCTGTCAGACGCCGCGAGCGCTGAGCCACAATCTATCGACGAGGCACCCCAGACGGACGACGGCGTCGTGAACCTGCGCGTCCTCGTCGACGCATCCGTCGTGGAAGTGTTCGTCAACGGCCGCACCTGCGTGAGCAGCCGTATCTATCCGACTCGTCCCGACAGCACCGGTGTCGCGCTTCGAGCGATTGGTGGGAATGTCGATCTCCACTCCGGCGACGTCTGGACGCTCAATCAGGCGGCTGTCCGCAATTCAGAGGCCGAAGCCTCCTTCGGTACCGAAGCGGGTCTGGACTGA
- a CDS encoding ABC transporter permease: MKPTDEERNPMADGGDVQSSDIPLGSVSVEDVSRWDRLAKQFRGYWETFLLAWSDWRFKAGFLVLLGFVYAGTVGVYTTAPPTYQDGGKWDSPSYAGENPLGTDQFGQDILAVLIHATPDMLLMLIGGAVFATGIGAAVGIISGYKGGRVDEIMMTLTDTAMMIPGLPLIIIVGAIWEPTSPILVGILVSINAWAGTARSLRSQVLTIREEEYVEASRIMGVSSGTIMRKDITPQLLPLILVNFVMSGRGVIFNSVALYFLGVLPVEGVNWGVMLQKAYDAGAVTSSELYYTVLWPLLTIVLLSWGLIMLSQGLDRVVNVRVRDRHEGGESK, translated from the coding sequence GTGAAGCCTACTGACGAGGAACGGAATCCGATGGCCGACGGCGGGGACGTGCAGTCGTCGGACATCCCGCTCGGGAGCGTCTCTGTCGAGGACGTCTCTCGCTGGGACCGGCTCGCCAAGCAGTTCCGGGGGTACTGGGAGACGTTCCTGTTGGCGTGGTCGGACTGGCGATTCAAGGCTGGATTCCTCGTCCTGCTCGGGTTCGTCTATGCTGGGACAGTCGGTGTGTACACCACCGCTCCTCCGACGTACCAAGACGGGGGCAAGTGGGACAGCCCGTCGTACGCCGGCGAGAACCCTCTCGGGACCGACCAGTTCGGGCAGGACATCCTCGCAGTGCTGATCCACGCGACGCCGGACATGCTGTTGATGCTGATCGGCGGTGCGGTGTTTGCGACGGGTATCGGCGCGGCCGTCGGGATCATCTCGGGCTACAAGGGCGGTCGCGTCGACGAGATCATGATGACGCTAACCGACACGGCCATGATGATTCCGGGGCTGCCGTTGATCATCATCGTTGGGGCGATCTGGGAACCCACTAGCCCGATTCTCGTTGGCATCCTCGTGTCGATCAACGCGTGGGCCGGAACGGCTCGATCGCTTCGATCGCAGGTGCTCACGATCCGCGAGGAGGAGTACGTCGAAGCGTCGCGGATCATGGGCGTTTCCTCGGGCACGATCATGCGCAAAGACATTACGCCCCAGCTACTCCCGCTCATCCTCGTCAACTTCGTGATGTCGGGTCGCGGCGTGATCTTCAACTCCGTGGCGCTGTACTTCCTCGGAGTCCTCCCGGTCGAGGGAGTCAACTGGGGAGTGATGCTGCAGAAAGCGTACGACGCTGGCGCGGTCACGTCGTCGGAGCTGTACTACACAGTGCTGTGGCCACTTCTGACGATCGTGCTCCTGTCGTGGGGGCTCATCATGCTCTCGCAGGGTCTCGATCGGGTCGTCAACGTCAGAGTACGTGATCGGCACGAAGGAGGGGAGTCGAAATGA
- a CDS encoding ABC transporter ATP-binding protein, with protein sequence MSSDYDTHEHDAQRTTDTESADQDVIIEVRNASVEFEMERGTSRVLDNVSMDIRQNEILGVVGESGSGKSMFASALLDAVVDPGQLSGEVIYHPENGDPVNIANADQDLLKQYRWKEISMVFQGAMSSFNPTQRIRDHFTETLKAHNHNLKDGMDHARQLLRELHLDPDRVLDAYPHELSGGMQQRALIALSLVLKPRVLVMDEPTAALDLLMQRSILSLLEDLQERYDLTVVFITHDLPLVAGLADRIGVLYAFQMAEVGPTDEILRDPAHPYTRDLLNAVPNLETPLDAMTPIEGQAPDPVDTAAGCRYASRCPLATDECRSEDPPFFEAGEDHETACHHWEQAREEIPFNPTESLEDVETDAVTGHQSEDPVLSLDDVDVHFEQSSGLRSKLTGDTDTVYAVNDVDLDIYENDVVALVGESGCGKTTLGKTAIGVQRPTDGTVSHRGTDVWDARDDGDDVYDEIRSSLQIIHQDPGSSLNPNRSVQEILETPLKQAQEELTFKDRRERIIAMLDYVGLSPARDYAERYPHQLSGGEKQRVALVRALFMNPDLILADEAVSALDVSLRVEMMDLMLELQQRFDTSYLFISHNFENARYLAGKVDGRIGVMYLGNVVEIGPAEEIIQNPRHPYTKILRWSTADIDPDDGGGELPVRSIDIPDPVDPPSGCPFQTRCPKAREHCTQECPSLDPADGSSGNDHEIACFRECDGDHPYWDSEPLDGADGDESIFGPDQPPEERAAPDGGERVADDRSGDEGRDDR encoded by the coding sequence ATGAGTTCCGATTACGACACGCACGAACACGACGCACAGCGCACAACCGACACGGAATCGGCCGATCAGGACGTGATCATAGAGGTGCGAAACGCCTCGGTCGAGTTCGAGATGGAACGCGGGACATCGCGCGTTCTGGACAACGTGTCAATGGACATCCGGCAGAACGAGATCCTCGGCGTCGTCGGGGAATCCGGCTCCGGGAAGTCGATGTTCGCCTCGGCGCTGCTGGACGCGGTGGTCGATCCGGGCCAACTTTCCGGAGAGGTGATCTACCACCCCGAAAACGGCGATCCGGTCAACATCGCAAACGCCGACCAAGATCTGCTGAAGCAGTATCGCTGGAAGGAGATTTCGATGGTGTTCCAAGGGGCGATGAGTTCGTTCAACCCGACCCAGCGGATCCGTGACCACTTCACAGAGACGCTGAAGGCCCACAACCACAACCTCAAAGACGGGATGGACCACGCCCGCCAACTGTTACGGGAACTTCACCTAGACCCCGATCGTGTGCTCGACGCGTACCCCCACGAACTGAGCGGCGGGATGCAACAGCGCGCGCTCATCGCGCTCTCGCTCGTGCTGAAACCGAGAGTGCTGGTGATGGACGAGCCGACCGCAGCGCTGGACCTGCTGATGCAGCGGTCGATCCTGAGCCTCCTCGAAGACCTACAGGAGCGTTACGACCTCACGGTCGTCTTTATCACTCACGACCTCCCGCTGGTCGCCGGGTTGGCCGACCGCATCGGCGTCCTGTACGCCTTCCAGATGGCCGAGGTCGGGCCGACCGACGAGATCCTGCGCGACCCTGCACACCCCTACACGCGGGATCTGCTCAACGCCGTCCCGAATCTCGAAACGCCGCTGGATGCCATGACGCCGATCGAGGGACAGGCGCCCGATCCCGTCGACACGGCGGCGGGCTGTCGCTACGCGTCCCGGTGTCCCCTTGCGACCGACGAGTGTCGCTCGGAAGATCCGCCGTTCTTCGAGGCCGGCGAGGATCACGAAACGGCGTGTCATCACTGGGAGCAGGCACGCGAAGAGATCCCCTTCAACCCGACGGAGAGTCTCGAAGACGTCGAAACGGACGCCGTCACCGGACACCAGTCCGAGGATCCGGTGCTCTCGCTCGATGACGTGGACGTCCACTTCGAACAGAGTTCGGGGCTTCGGTCGAAACTCACCGGTGACACCGACACGGTGTACGCCGTCAACGATGTCGACCTCGACATCTACGAGAACGACGTGGTCGCGCTGGTCGGCGAGTCCGGCTGTGGCAAGACGACGCTCGGGAAGACGGCGATCGGCGTCCAACGGCCGACCGACGGCACCGTTTCCCACCGCGGCACCGATGTCTGGGACGCCCGTGACGACGGCGACGATGTCTACGACGAGATCCGCTCGTCGCTTCAGATCATCCATCAGGACCCCGGCAGCTCGCTGAACCCGAATCGGAGCGTACAGGAGATTCTGGAGACGCCGCTCAAGCAGGCCCAAGAGGAACTCACGTTCAAGGACCGCCGGGAACGGATCATTGCGATGCTCGATTACGTCGGGCTCTCGCCGGCGCGAGACTACGCCGAGCGCTACCCCCACCAGCTTTCAGGCGGCGAGAAACAACGCGTCGCGCTCGTTCGCGCGCTGTTTATGAACCCCGACCTCATCCTCGCCGACGAGGCGGTGAGCGCGCTCGACGTGTCCCTGCGCGTCGAGATGATGGACCTGATGCTCGAACTGCAACAGCGGTTCGACACGTCCTATCTGTTCATCTCGCACAACTTCGAGAACGCGCGGTATCTCGCCGGGAAGGTCGACGGGCGGATCGGCGTGATGTACCTCGGGAACGTCGTCGAGATCGGGCCCGCCGAGGAGATCATCCAGAACCCGCGTCATCCCTACACGAAGATCCTCCGCTGGTCGACCGCGGACATCGATCCCGACGACGGCGGGGGAGAGCTTCCGGTCCGAAGCATCGACATTCCGGATCCCGTCGACCCGCCGAGCGGCTGTCCGTTCCAGACGCGCTGTCCGAAAGCGCGCGAACACTGCACCCAAGAGTGTCCGTCGCTCGACCCGGCAGACGGGAGTTCGGGCAACGACCACGAGATCGCCTGCTTCCGAGAGTGTGACGGCGATCACCCCTACTGGGACAGCGAACCGCTCGACGGCGCCGACGGCGATGAGAGCATCTTCGGCCCCGACCAGCCCCCCGAAGAGCGGGCTGCCCCCGACGGCGGAGAGCGCGTCGCAGACGACCGCTCCGGCGACGAAGGGAGGGACGACCGATGA
- a CDS encoding TrmB family transcriptional regulator, translating into MSGYEDLDESEIRNSLQRHVDMSEYESQVYLALVQTGKQSMRDLSETSGVPKQRVYDIVEELREQGFVELDDSYPKKAYAVDPTKTLGPIQTHVEQVQDALEEFHKSVSDVDSGVAQFRNRSTIEKYITELVDSAERTIFLMTSIDRLRIVEDALRNHSDVQIRVVLTGLDEGHVVDDRIELNSPIREFADYVRGTVRSEPLVLSVDRSAGFFWPTADSPRQRPREGFYVTDEDLSFLFDRFLSDTVWPLGYPVNPEQRRSTSLPQRYYRIRDCLADLEVLTDSVPLRTLTVRFEGYNNVSGEQITRDGRLAGFYASEFDDRAYLEVDLVEGDSGTTRTVTVGGWHSRREDFMATSIELEKHEDWSAEELDDETLDHIEACRRELPAEIDAGDAIVGFDGYIDYIRSLVGERKSPRMYDEINEFDTLREMVTRASAQDKTLQFEWVESKRLPGGHTAHVGQVLDTVGYDAQLVGFFGQPIREEFSEVFEEDNLLSLGPPTVTEYLQFGDGKMLFTDSGGHQALNWETLREYVPLETLANRLDGSDIVSIGGWALIPEISTIWEGIYEQVFPRLSSPPNDIVVCTSDVDHLTETTLRSDLESLGILDDAIPVTVVTTSEQAAHLGDVLLSGEQGKRALQATAESLRNEIGVSRFAVTSAKESVLVGPEGSQRIRSALISDPAEEGTFEDHFSAGIALGRAESLSDTSTLALGSAVASYFKQHQETPSLSEIRTFLDTYEDQGAA; encoded by the coding sequence ATGAGCGGTTACGAGGACCTAGACGAATCGGAAATCCGCAACTCGTTGCAGCGACACGTCGACATGTCGGAGTACGAGTCGCAGGTGTATCTCGCTCTCGTACAGACTGGCAAGCAGTCGATGCGGGATCTATCTGAGACGAGTGGCGTCCCCAAACAACGCGTCTACGACATCGTCGAGGAACTCAGAGAGCAGGGGTTCGTCGAACTCGACGACAGCTATCCCAAGAAAGCCTACGCGGTCGACCCGACGAAGACGCTCGGGCCGATCCAGACGCACGTCGAGCAGGTCCAAGACGCGCTCGAAGAGTTCCACAAGTCGGTGTCCGATGTCGACAGCGGCGTCGCCCAGTTCCGGAACCGGTCGACGATCGAGAAGTACATCACGGAACTGGTCGACAGCGCGGAGCGAACGATCTTCCTGATGACATCGATCGACCGGCTGCGGATCGTCGAGGACGCGCTGCGAAACCACTCCGACGTGCAGATACGGGTCGTTCTCACGGGACTCGACGAGGGACACGTCGTCGACGACCGGATCGAACTGAACAGCCCGATTCGGGAGTTTGCCGACTACGTTCGGGGAACGGTTCGGAGCGAGCCGCTCGTCCTCAGCGTTGACCGGAGCGCGGGATTCTTCTGGCCGACCGCCGACAGCCCGCGACAGCGGCCGCGAGAAGGGTTTTACGTCACCGACGAGGATCTGTCGTTCCTGTTCGATCGGTTCCTCTCGGACACGGTCTGGCCGCTGGGCTATCCCGTCAATCCCGAACAGCGGCGCTCCACGTCGCTTCCCCAGCGGTACTACCGGATCCGTGACTGCCTTGCTGATCTCGAAGTGCTCACCGACTCCGTTCCCCTCCGGACGTTGACGGTTCGGTTCGAGGGGTACAACAACGTGTCCGGGGAGCAAATCACCCGAGACGGACGCCTCGCGGGCTTTTACGCCTCGGAGTTCGACGACCGCGCCTACCTCGAAGTCGACCTCGTCGAGGGCGACAGCGGAACCACCCGGACGGTGACGGTCGGCGGCTGGCACTCCCGCCGCGAGGATTTCATGGCGACGAGCATCGAACTGGAGAAACACGAGGACTGGTCGGCCGAAGAGCTCGACGACGAAACGCTCGACCACATCGAGGCCTGCCGGAGAGAGCTCCCCGCCGAGATCGACGCCGGCGATGCCATCGTGGGGTTCGACGGCTACATCGACTACATCCGGTCGCTTGTCGGCGAGCGAAAGAGTCCGCGGATGTACGACGAGATCAACGAGTTCGACACGCTGCGCGAGATGGTGACGAGGGCGTCAGCACAGGATAAGACGCTCCAGTTCGAGTGGGTCGAAAGCAAGCGACTACCGGGCGGACACACTGCACACGTCGGGCAGGTGCTCGATACGGTCGGCTACGACGCGCAGCTCGTCGGCTTCTTCGGCCAGCCGATCCGCGAGGAGTTCAGCGAGGTCTTCGAAGAGGACAATCTCCTCAGCCTCGGCCCGCCGACCGTGACGGAGTACCTGCAGTTCGGCGACGGAAAGATGCTGTTCACCGACTCGGGCGGCCATCAGGCACTGAACTGGGAGACGCTACGGGAGTACGTCCCGTTGGAGACGCTGGCCAACCGGCTCGACGGATCGGACATCGTGAGCATCGGTGGCTGGGCGCTCATTCCGGAGATATCGACGATCTGGGAAGGCATCTACGAGCAGGTGTTTCCGCGGCTGTCGTCGCCGCCGAACGACATCGTCGTCTGTACGAGCGACGTGGATCACCTGACCGAGACGACGCTACGTTCGGACCTAGAGTCGCTGGGCATCCTCGACGACGCCATCCCCGTGACGGTCGTGACGACGAGCGAGCAGGCGGCGCATCTGGGTGATGTTCTCCTGTCCGGTGAGCAGGGCAAACGTGCGCTCCAAGCCACCGCCGAATCGCTCCGGAACGAGATCGGTGTGTCGCGGTTCGCGGTGACATCGGCGAAGGAGTCGGTCCTCGTCGGACCTGAGGGGAGCCAGCGGATCCGGTCGGCGCTGATTTCGGACCCGGCGGAGGAAGGAACGTTTGAGGACCACTTCAGCGCGGGCATCGCGCTGGGGCGTGCGGAATCGCTCTCGGATACGTCGACGCTCGCGCTCGGAAGTGCCGTGGCGAGTTATTTCAAGCAGCACCAAGAGACGCCCTCGCTCTCGGAGATCCGGACGTTTCTGGACACGTACGAAGATCAGGGAGCAGCCTGA
- a CDS encoding ABC transporter permease, whose translation MNYYVKRVIRSFVTLVLVISITFGLTRLMPGGPVDYMRAKLRKQNPDMPAEQVDQLVQAYVGVKPDEPIYVQYWNYVTNVLQGDLGESTYYNEPVAQIYAEAIPWTLFVLGTAMLVTFAIAISLGALLAYKEGSRFDSAISTIAIVLNSVPYYVAAIILIAVFVTNLGMYPLSGRTSLGVTPGFNIPYILDLLRHATLPMLSVIVTGFGVQTLAMRSNSIRILGEDYIRVARLRMLPTSRIANQYVARNAILPIYTGFVIQIGFIFGGSIILEDIFRYPGVGFYFFDAIAARDYPLMMGGFLIISVAVVIAVSVADLTYGLIDPRAGAGGDQSEAY comes from the coding sequence GTGAACTACTACGTGAAACGCGTGATACGGTCGTTCGTGACGCTGGTACTGGTCATTTCGATCACGTTCGGTCTCACGCGACTGATGCCCGGTGGGCCCGTGGATTACATGCGCGCGAAGCTCCGCAAGCAGAATCCGGATATGCCCGCCGAACAGGTCGACCAGTTGGTTCAGGCCTACGTCGGCGTCAAACCGGACGAGCCGATTTACGTCCAGTACTGGAACTACGTGACGAACGTCCTGCAGGGCGATCTCGGCGAGTCGACGTACTACAACGAGCCTGTCGCACAGATCTACGCGGAGGCGATCCCGTGGACGCTGTTCGTCCTCGGGACGGCGATGCTCGTGACGTTCGCCATCGCCATTTCGCTCGGCGCACTGCTGGCCTACAAGGAGGGCAGCCGCTTCGATTCGGCGATCAGCACTATCGCCATCGTACTGAACTCGGTGCCGTACTACGTGGCGGCGATCATCCTCATTGCGGTTTTCGTCACCAATCTGGGGATGTATCCGCTCTCCGGCCGGACGAGTCTCGGCGTCACGCCGGGCTTTAACATTCCCTACATCCTCGATCTGTTGCGACACGCGACCTTGCCGATGCTTTCGGTCATCGTCACCGGGTTCGGCGTGCAGACGCTCGCAATGCGGTCGAACAGCATCAGAATCCTCGGCGAGGACTACATCCGCGTCGCGCGACTGCGGATGCTCCCCACGAGTCGCATCGCAAACCAGTACGTGGCCCGGAACGCCATTCTTCCGATCTACACCGGCTTCGTCATCCAGATCGGGTTCATCTTCGGCGGTTCGATTATCCTCGAAGACATCTTCCGATACCCCGGTGTCGGATTCTACTTCTTCGACGCGATCGCGGCCCGCGACTACCCGCTGATGATGGGTGGTTTCCTCATCATCTCCGTCGCGGTGGTCATCGCCGTCTCGGTCGCAGACCTAACGTACGGACTCATCGACCCACGAGCGGGCGCAGGAGGTGATCAGAGTGAAGCCTACTGA